From one Magnolia sinica isolate HGM2019 chromosome 18, MsV1, whole genome shotgun sequence genomic stretch:
- the LOC131233684 gene encoding guanosine nucleotide diphosphate dissociation inhibitor At5g09550-like gives MGTHVTNANALPLLKGILCAKASMLLQFMMANGTLVWVLIHTNVTKYLSFKVVDGGYVFNKGKVHKVPTTDMEALKSPLMGLFEKRRARKFFIYVQNYVENDPKTHEGLDLTRVTTRELIAYVPDLSLAYTKLFHIENTLL, from the exons atgggcacccATGTCACTAATGCAAATGCTCTCCCACTGCTTAAAGGCATTCTCTGTGCAAAGGCCTCCATGTTACTCCAG TTCATGATGGCGAATGGTACTCTAGTTTGGGTTCTTATTCATACGAATGTTACAAAGTATCTAAGCTTCAAAGTTGTGGACGGGGGCTATGTCTTTAATAAAGGAAAG GTTCACAAGGTTCCAACAACAGACATGGAGGCCCTCAAATCTCCATTGATGGGCTTATTTGAAAAGCGTCGTGCTCGTAAGTTCTTCATCTATGTCCAAAATTATGTAGAAAATGATCCCAAGACACATGAAGGGCTGGACCTTACAAGAGTGACGACCAGAGAACTTATTGCGTATGTTCCTGATCTTTCACTTGCATATACAAAATTATTTCATATTGAGAATACTTTGTTATAA